Proteins co-encoded in one Pantoea phytobeneficialis genomic window:
- a CDS encoding ATP-binding cassette domain-containing protein — MMPLTDRQDVVVAQDLVREFPAPGKNMPDLRALDGLTLRIRAGEVTALVGPDGAGKTTFQRLIAGLYTPTSGTLTVLGTDVVADPQSVQNRISYMPQRFGLYEDLSVQENLDLYADLHGVPAGERQSRFARLLAITDLERFTARPAGKLSGGMKQKLGLACTLVRSPDLLLLDEPSVGVDPLSRRDLWKIIEQLVQEENLSVIISTAYMDEAERCAQVYIMDQGKILASGTPDELRLVANGSTWQAIPASGIKSRTLQAHLLEQREKIADAVPKGDAVRFICQSPEDTSTPAGINATPREPELEDGFMLLLHRAQLKEHPSTFSAPVKPEMVSSRDSADDSDNPVILVKDLVRKFGDFTAVASTSFGVKRGEIFGLLGPNGAGKTTTFRMLCGLLPATSGQLEVAGMNLRTARAKARARIGYVSQKFALYGNLSVRENLTFFGGAYGLSGDVLTRQIEASLKQFKLNPDAISGELPGGFKQRLSMAVALLHQPEIVFLDEPTSGIDPLARRLFWYTIGELADKGITIIVTTHFMEEAEYCDRIAIQDAGKMLALGTPGEVRQFAGLHHDVDMNTAFIAIVENARANAIERGSSHA, encoded by the coding sequence ATGATGCCCCTCACTGATCGTCAGGACGTGGTGGTGGCTCAAGATTTAGTGCGCGAGTTTCCTGCCCCTGGGAAAAATATGCCAGACCTGCGAGCGCTGGATGGACTCACGCTGAGGATTCGTGCCGGTGAAGTGACGGCGCTCGTCGGGCCGGATGGTGCTGGCAAAACCACCTTTCAACGACTGATCGCCGGACTGTATACCCCCACATCGGGTACCCTGACAGTTCTGGGGACCGATGTAGTTGCTGACCCGCAATCTGTGCAAAACCGCATCAGTTATATGCCGCAACGATTTGGTCTTTATGAGGATCTTAGCGTGCAGGAGAATCTTGACCTGTATGCTGACTTGCATGGTGTCCCAGCCGGGGAAAGGCAGTCACGTTTTGCCCGTTTGCTGGCTATTACTGACCTTGAACGTTTCACCGCTCGCCCGGCAGGAAAGCTGTCTGGCGGTATGAAACAGAAACTGGGTCTGGCCTGTACCCTGGTGCGCTCCCCGGATTTATTGTTGTTGGATGAACCCAGTGTCGGCGTTGATCCGCTTTCCCGTCGCGATTTATGGAAGATTATTGAGCAACTTGTCCAGGAAGAAAATCTGAGCGTTATCATCAGCACAGCTTACATGGATGAAGCTGAACGATGTGCTCAGGTTTACATTATGGATCAGGGTAAAATTCTCGCCTCTGGCACACCAGACGAGCTTCGACTGGTCGCCAATGGCAGCACATGGCAGGCAATTCCTGCATCAGGCATCAAATCACGAACCTTGCAGGCACATTTACTTGAACAGCGGGAAAAGATTGCTGACGCCGTCCCTAAAGGGGATGCCGTAAGGTTTATTTGTCAGTCCCCTGAAGACACATCGACCCCTGCCGGGATAAACGCTACACCACGCGAACCTGAGCTTGAAGACGGCTTCATGCTGTTGCTGCATCGTGCACAATTGAAGGAACACCCCTCAACATTCTCTGCCCCGGTGAAGCCAGAAATGGTGTCATCCCGTGATTCCGCAGATGACAGTGATAACCCTGTCATCCTTGTAAAGGATCTGGTCCGTAAGTTTGGTGATTTTACTGCGGTTGCCAGCACCTCTTTTGGGGTAAAACGTGGGGAGATTTTCGGTCTTCTCGGACCGAACGGCGCTGGAAAGACCACTACCTTTCGCATGCTGTGTGGACTACTGCCTGCGACCAGTGGTCAGCTGGAAGTCGCCGGAATGAATCTGCGAACCGCAAGAGCAAAAGCGCGTGCCCGCATTGGCTATGTGTCGCAAAAGTTTGCTCTGTACGGCAATCTCAGCGTCAGGGAAAACCTGACATTCTTTGGCGGTGCTTATGGCTTGTCCGGGGACGTGTTAACTCGACAAATTGAAGCCTCTCTTAAACAGTTCAAACTCAATCCTGATGCTATCAGTGGTGAATTGCCGGGTGGGTTTAAACAACGTTTGTCGATGGCTGTCGCATTATTGCATCAACCCGAAATCGTCTTTCTTGATGAACCCACCAGTGGTATCGACCCGCTGGCCAGACGCCTTTTCTGGTACACCATCGGAGAGCTGGCCGATAAGGGGATCACCATCATTGTCACCACTCACTTTATGGAAGAAGCCGAGTATTGCGACCGCATAGCGATTCAGGATGCAGGAAAAATGCTGGCACTGGGTACCCCAGGAGAAGTACGACAGTTTGCCGGGTTGCATCACGATGTCGATATGAATACGGCATTTATTGCGATTGTCGAGAATGCACGAGCCAACGCCATAGAGAGAGGGTCATCACATGCATGA
- a CDS encoding ABC transporter permease: MMTTQTAKTGLNLRNPAFWQDNGTVVVLIAFIILATAVSGGVFIRPDNLITIAYQASIVGVLVLGQSLVVISGGLDLSMVGILILSAVIMGGAGSEQQSMMLLGGLPYIGLWPAIIAGFLTALLFGLLNGLMVTRLHIPAFIATLASTLLLGGIILLTTGGAPIYYPDPFFTHFGNSIWLGLPAPIYLFIAMTLITWWMLNRTRFGRKLYAIGANARASHYSGVAVNNVRLCVYMLSGLAAGVAGFMFLSRTGYIAAASGGDMLMTTIASLVVGGISLSGGFGGIKHAISGVLLLAALSNLMNILLISPYVQNAINGFVILIAVSVYSHIHHDRA, translated from the coding sequence ATGATGACAACGCAAACGGCGAAAACGGGCCTGAATCTGCGCAATCCGGCCTTCTGGCAAGACAACGGCACGGTGGTGGTATTGATCGCTTTTATCATCCTGGCGACTGCGGTATCCGGGGGCGTTTTTATCCGGCCCGATAACTTAATCACCATTGCTTACCAGGCATCGATTGTGGGTGTGCTGGTTCTGGGACAATCATTGGTGGTGATCTCTGGCGGCCTGGATCTCTCTATGGTCGGCATTTTGATCCTATCAGCGGTGATCATGGGCGGAGCCGGCTCGGAACAACAATCGATGATGCTGCTGGGCGGCTTGCCTTATATCGGTTTATGGCCAGCGATTATCGCCGGATTTCTGACGGCCTTACTGTTTGGTTTGCTGAACGGGCTGATGGTCACGCGGCTGCATATTCCTGCGTTCATTGCCACACTGGCCAGCACATTGCTGCTGGGAGGCATCATTCTGCTCACCACCGGCGGAGCGCCGATTTATTACCCTGATCCTTTTTTCACCCACTTCGGCAATAGCATTTGGCTTGGGCTACCTGCACCCATTTATCTGTTTATCGCCATGACGCTGATAACCTGGTGGATGCTGAATCGCACCCGTTTTGGCAGAAAACTTTACGCTATCGGCGCGAATGCGCGTGCCAGCCATTACTCAGGCGTGGCCGTGAACAACGTGCGGCTGTGCGTGTATATGCTGAGCGGGCTGGCGGCTGGGGTGGCGGGCTTCATGTTCCTGAGTCGTACCGGGTATATTGCCGCCGCGTCGGGCGGGGATATGCTGATGACCACCATCGCCTCGCTGGTGGTGGGCGGCATCAGTTTGTCTGGCGGCTTTGGTGGCATCAAACATGCGATTTCGGGTGTTCTGCTACTGGCTGCGCTCAGTAATTTAATGAATATCCTGCTGATTTCGCCCTATGTGCAAAATGCGATCAACGGCTTTGTTATTCTTATCGCGGTGTCGGTGTACAGCCATATCCACCACGACCGCGCGTAA
- a CDS encoding VOC family protein: MTNHLAEPCHDIAHLAHVEMFSNKFEESLDFFVNVYGLTVSAQDENHAWLRAWDDYEFHTLKLTRHSTTGVGHIAYRASSEAALMRRVAAIEASKYDVIGWVDDEPGHGRAFRFSDPFGHVFEIYYDTVRYQADAAERPSLKNLAQRYHGRGACPRRLDHLNLLAADVSEFKTFMETCLGSRVTEMIQLDNGRIGGCWFTINNKTYDLACTEEHGGGNARLHHVTYATDTREDILRAADIFLENGVHIETGPHKHAIQGTFFLYVWEPAGNRVELANSGARLILAPDWQTVVWTETERKKGQAWGLKTIETFHTHGTPPTPKQLEE, translated from the coding sequence ATGACAAACCATTTAGCCGAGCCATGTCATGATATTGCACACCTGGCACATGTTGAGATGTTCTCAAATAAATTTGAGGAAAGCCTGGATTTCTTTGTCAACGTGTATGGTCTCACTGTCTCTGCGCAGGATGAGAACCATGCCTGGCTCAGGGCATGGGATGACTACGAATTCCATACCCTGAAACTGACGCGCCACTCAACGACAGGTGTGGGCCATATCGCCTACCGCGCCAGTTCAGAGGCCGCGTTGATGCGACGGGTGGCGGCGATCGAGGCCAGTAAATATGATGTTATTGGCTGGGTTGATGATGAACCTGGACATGGACGTGCTTTTCGCTTCTCAGATCCCTTCGGACACGTATTTGAAATCTATTACGACACGGTACGTTATCAGGCAGATGCGGCTGAGCGCCCTTCATTAAAAAACTTAGCGCAACGCTATCATGGCCGCGGCGCTTGCCCACGTCGTCTCGATCATCTCAACCTGCTGGCAGCCGATGTGAGCGAGTTTAAAACCTTTATGGAAACCTGCCTCGGCTCGCGTGTCACCGAAATGATTCAGCTTGATAACGGACGCATCGGCGGTTGCTGGTTCACGATCAATAATAAAACATACGATCTGGCCTGCACCGAAGAGCATGGTGGGGGTAATGCTCGTCTTCATCATGTCACCTATGCGACAGATACCCGTGAAGATATTTTGCGTGCCGCGGATATCTTTCTCGAAAATGGTGTACATATCGAAACCGGACCGCATAAGCATGCCATTCAGGGCACATTCTTCTTATACGTATGGGAACCTGCTGGCAACCGTGTTGAGCTGGCAAATTCTGGGGCACGGCTGATTCTGGCTCCTGACTGGCAGACAGTCGTCTGGACGGAAACCGAGCGTAAAAAAGGACAGGCATGGGGCCTGAAGACGATCGAAACTTTCCATACTCATGGCACACCACCAACACCGAAACAACTGGAAGAGTGA
- a CDS encoding GntR family transcriptional regulator: MTKTQTDALPAISLETLGNQIVDALSQEIISGRLTPGQRVDLGYYATQWNISITPVRDAARKLEALGLMEIFPRRGVFVATLNARDVKELFDVRIALESATIRLATPNIPRAEAEQTRALYLQAGEQLHQQNVEQSLPAVDLLIHKLALQYCDNARLTRMMQEMWSQIEWCQNTIASQLQEPFLTTLPEHIAICDAVIAGDAEAASQAMYRHLTLTAERIQHLLMQM; the protein is encoded by the coding sequence ATGACAAAAACGCAAACTGATGCGCTTCCCGCGATTTCTCTGGAAACGCTCGGCAATCAAATTGTCGATGCACTGAGTCAGGAGATTATCTCTGGCCGATTAACCCCCGGACAGCGTGTTGATCTCGGTTACTACGCGACGCAATGGAACATCAGTATCACACCGGTACGCGATGCGGCGCGAAAATTAGAAGCGTTGGGGTTAATGGAGATCTTCCCTCGTCGCGGTGTGTTTGTGGCAACGCTGAATGCCAGAGATGTCAAAGAGTTGTTTGATGTGCGTATTGCGCTGGAGAGTGCCACCATTCGCCTGGCGACGCCCAATATTCCGCGTGCAGAGGCCGAGCAAACGCGCGCCCTCTATCTCCAGGCGGGGGAACAACTGCATCAACAGAACGTTGAGCAATCGCTGCCAGCAGTAGATCTGTTGATCCATAAGCTGGCATTACAATATTGCGACAATGCCCGATTAACCCGGATGATGCAGGAGATGTGGAGCCAGATTGAGTGGTGTCAGAATACCATCGCCTCACAATTGCAGGAGCCTTTCCTCACCACGTTACCTGAACATATTGCGATATGTGATGCCGTTATAGCAGGAGATGCGGAGGCGGCTTCGCAGGCCATGTATCGTCATCTCACGCTGACTGCTGAGCGTATTCAACACTTATTGATGCAAATGTAA
- a CDS encoding efflux transporter outer membrane subunit, translating to MNLSVSHLNRPGLSVVATLLTMILVSGCTVGPDFKKPEQKAPADWTSWRSADPALLNVPGAAAVADNQWWKRYDDPTLNVLVEKALTASPDIRTAALRFASARAQQHITSSQQTPNVNATASITRNQQSENSPSTRALKEVLPNPDELITLMTDPYNWYQGGLDFSWEIDFWGHVRRAIEASEADSAAQQAQLEFARLSIVGDVVNSYWTLRGIQQQISLAKDDERALDERLSLIRARTLSGAQDNTDLERQRSELAATRANLIELQAQEGVTTNQLLLLLNERPGALKTLLQFKPGSLQAGNLPPLQLGIPSKVASNRPDIKAAEAHLHAATARIGVAEAELYPSITIGAQIGMDTYSAGNFGEWGSRSWSVGPSLNLPIFDRGRRKATVVLRETDQQQAAVDYQKTVLRAWQEIDDALSRYSAAQQKLAEQRTRAESSAQALALIEARYNGGLTSFINVLDAQRSDIQARQALAMSQRDLKTAWAAVNRAVGNYPR from the coding sequence ATGAATCTCAGTGTTTCCCACTTAAATCGTCCTGGGTTGTCCGTCGTGGCAACGTTGCTGACGATGATACTCGTTAGCGGTTGTACCGTTGGTCCTGATTTCAAAAAACCAGAGCAGAAAGCTCCGGCTGACTGGACAAGCTGGCGTAGTGCTGATCCTGCGTTGCTTAATGTTCCCGGTGCCGCTGCGGTAGCGGATAACCAGTGGTGGAAAAGATACGATGACCCCACGCTCAATGTGCTGGTTGAAAAGGCCTTAACTGCCAGTCCTGATATCAGAACTGCCGCGCTTCGGTTTGCCAGCGCACGCGCACAGCAACACATCACGTCGTCGCAACAAACGCCAAATGTCAATGCGACAGCCAGTATCACCCGCAATCAGCAAAGCGAAAACAGCCCTTCGACCAGAGCGTTAAAAGAGGTGCTGCCAAATCCGGATGAGCTCATCACGTTGATGACCGATCCCTACAACTGGTATCAGGGAGGACTGGATTTTAGCTGGGAAATTGACTTCTGGGGGCACGTCCGTCGCGCCATTGAGGCTTCCGAAGCTGACAGCGCCGCGCAGCAGGCACAGCTTGAATTTGCCAGATTGAGTATTGTTGGTGACGTGGTTAACAGTTACTGGACTTTGCGGGGGATTCAGCAGCAAATCAGCCTGGCAAAAGATGATGAAAGAGCACTTGATGAACGTCTGTCGTTGATTCGAGCACGAACGTTGAGTGGTGCACAGGATAATACGGATCTTGAACGGCAACGCAGTGAACTGGCAGCGACGCGGGCAAATCTTATTGAATTACAGGCACAGGAGGGTGTGACGACAAATCAGCTTCTTCTGCTGCTGAATGAACGTCCTGGTGCATTGAAAACGTTGCTGCAATTCAAACCTGGCAGCTTACAGGCAGGCAATCTGCCGCCTTTACAGTTAGGTATCCCCTCAAAGGTCGCGTCAAACCGACCTGACATCAAAGCTGCGGAAGCACATCTTCATGCTGCCACAGCCAGAATTGGCGTGGCTGAAGCAGAACTCTACCCCAGTATCACAATCGGTGCCCAAATTGGGATGGATACCTACAGCGCGGGTAATTTCGGTGAATGGGGCAGCCGCAGTTGGTCCGTTGGCCCAAGCCTCAATTTACCGATTTTCGATCGAGGACGGCGTAAAGCGACTGTCGTATTGCGGGAGACTGATCAGCAACAGGCCGCTGTCGATTATCAGAAAACTGTCCTGAGAGCGTGGCAGGAAATTGATGACGCTTTGAGTCGCTATAGCGCAGCCCAACAAAAACTCGCTGAACAACGAACGCGGGCTGAGAGTTCTGCTCAGGCGCTGGCCTTGATTGAGGCACGCTATAACGGCGGATTAACCAGTTTTATTAATGTCCTGGATGCCCAACGTAGCGATATTCAGGCACGTCAGGCATTGGCAATGAGCCAGCGGGATCTTAAGACGGCATGGGCGGCGGTGAATCGTGCTGTGGGTAACTATCCACGTTAA
- a CDS encoding ABC transporter permease yields the protein MTNSLIQWLRHISFLIRKEMLTIIKEPANRVILIAPAFLQAVLFGYAATYDVNHVDYAVLDQSRSQSSIEILSHLDGTGVFNRTATLTSSAQIAQTVMDGKALMVLTFPPDFEDKLNQGLASPMQVILDGRNSSTAGAAASYISAVVTGFNQRSAGPSAMNVVVRAWYNPNFESRWGIMPTLIAALSMIQTLLLSALSVAREREQGTFDQLLVTPFTPMQLLVGKAIPPVLVGLVQSTIILLIILFWFRIPMNGSFLVLYTGLLCFNIAAVGLGLSISAVSINMQQAMLYTFLLIMPLMLLSGLLTPVQTMPDLLNTLTYANPLRFAIDLVRRVYLEGAGFADIAFDFIPMLALAVVTMPLAAWLFRNRLY from the coding sequence ATGACGAATTCATTAATACAGTGGCTGCGACATATCAGCTTTCTGATAAGAAAAGAAATGCTGACGATCATCAAAGAACCCGCCAACCGGGTGATCCTGATTGCACCGGCATTTTTGCAGGCCGTACTCTTCGGTTATGCCGCAACCTATGATGTCAATCATGTTGACTACGCCGTCCTGGATCAAAGCAGAAGTCAGTCTTCCATCGAGATTCTGTCGCATCTTGATGGCACCGGTGTTTTTAACCGTACGGCGACCCTGACTTCATCTGCCCAGATAGCGCAGACTGTCATGGACGGTAAAGCGCTTATGGTACTGACTTTCCCACCCGACTTTGAGGATAAACTCAACCAGGGCTTAGCCTCCCCCATGCAGGTAATTTTGGATGGGCGTAACTCTTCAACGGCCGGGGCCGCAGCGAGTTATATCTCTGCGGTAGTCACTGGCTTCAATCAGAGAAGTGCTGGCCCTTCTGCCATGAACGTCGTGGTCAGAGCCTGGTATAACCCAAATTTTGAGTCTCGCTGGGGAATAATGCCTACTCTGATTGCGGCCCTCAGCATGATTCAAACCCTGTTACTTTCTGCTCTGTCTGTCGCCAGAGAACGGGAACAGGGAACATTTGATCAGTTGCTTGTGACCCCTTTTACACCCATGCAGTTACTGGTTGGCAAAGCCATACCACCTGTATTGGTGGGCCTGGTACAGTCGACGATAATTTTACTGATCATTCTGTTCTGGTTCCGGATACCGATGAACGGCTCGTTTCTGGTGCTCTACACCGGCCTGTTGTGCTTCAACATTGCTGCGGTTGGTCTGGGGCTGTCGATTTCGGCTGTTTCCATCAATATGCAACAGGCGATGCTTTACACCTTCTTGCTGATTATGCCGCTCATGCTGCTTTCCGGGCTGCTGACACCGGTACAAACCATGCCTGACCTGCTCAATACCCTCACCTATGCCAACCCCTTGCGCTTTGCCATCGATCTGGTGCGCCGGGTCTATCTCGAGGGAGCCGGATTCGCTGATATCGCCTTTGATTTTATTCCAATGCTTGCCCTGGCTGTTGTCACTATGCCGCTGGCTGCATGGTTGTTTCGTAACCGACTGTACTGA
- a CDS encoding YbaK/EbsC family protein, which produces MGIQRVRSFLQTHAPEITVTELEAPTATVIQAAEAFGVEHGQIAKSLSFRVNDQVVLVVMAGDRRLDNRKYKEFFGVKARMLAADEVEMQTGFAPGGVCPFGINPEVNIYCDESLLSYPEVLPAGGNARSGVRISPEKLASITGAKWVSLSVDVNQKLPG; this is translated from the coding sequence ATGGGGATTCAACGCGTTCGCAGCTTCCTGCAAACACACGCACCAGAAATTACCGTGACCGAGTTGGAAGCACCAACTGCAACCGTGATTCAGGCGGCCGAAGCATTTGGCGTTGAACATGGACAAATCGCAAAATCGTTGTCCTTCCGGGTTAATGACCAGGTCGTGCTGGTGGTTATGGCGGGCGATCGTCGACTGGATAACCGAAAATACAAAGAATTTTTTGGTGTGAAGGCGCGCATGCTGGCAGCCGATGAGGTGGAGATGCAAACGGGCTTTGCTCCGGGTGGTGTCTGCCCATTCGGCATCAACCCGGAAGTTAACATTTACTGTGATGAAAGCCTGCTCAGTTATCCTGAAGTGCTGCCTGCGGGCGGCAATGCACGCTCAGGGGTGCGTATCTCACCCGAAAAGTTGGCCAGCATTACCGGGGCCAAATGGGTGAGCCTGAGTGTTGATGTAAACCAGAAACTGCCCGGGTAA
- a CDS encoding ABC transporter permease, with translation MNSTTFNKKETLTLERLPGESILRKLFSAWALVFIWVAMAIVASIISPVFLTSINLSNILNQASILGILACAQFLVVLVGGFDLSVAAILALSSVIFASTVPVSTGLGMMSGCLAGAALGLLSGIAVTWGRVPPMIATLSVMGIARGLAFVVSEKSVAVPMAKLAAYKFSFSVLSLPVLTWLIAACLLYWMLRSLRFGRNLYAIGGNERAASLAGIGVRTHKIIVYTLAGALSALAGLMLVVRTSSGVPHVGQGWELDSIAAIVIGGTRLFGGEGNILKAMMGVIIYQTIANVMNLASLDPFYQDIVKALVIITVVGATVMRAEKV, from the coding sequence ATGAATTCGACGACCTTTAACAAAAAGGAGACGCTGACCCTGGAACGTCTCCCCGGTGAAAGTATACTCAGGAAGTTGTTTTCTGCCTGGGCGCTGGTGTTTATCTGGGTGGCAATGGCGATTGTGGCTTCGATCATCTCGCCGGTTTTTCTCACCAGTATCAACCTCAGTAACATTCTCAACCAGGCGTCGATACTCGGCATTCTGGCGTGCGCCCAGTTTCTGGTGGTGCTGGTCGGCGGTTTCGATCTTTCCGTCGCGGCCATTCTGGCGCTCTCCTCGGTGATCTTTGCCAGTACGGTTCCGGTTTCAACCGGGTTGGGCATGATGTCAGGCTGCCTGGCTGGCGCAGCGTTGGGTCTGCTCAGTGGTATTGCTGTCACATGGGGCCGTGTGCCGCCAATGATTGCCACCCTGAGCGTAATGGGTATTGCGCGCGGTCTGGCATTCGTGGTGTCGGAGAAAAGCGTTGCGGTGCCGATGGCTAAACTGGCCGCTTACAAATTCAGTTTTTCCGTGCTTTCCCTGCCGGTGCTGACCTGGCTGATAGCGGCGTGCTTACTTTACTGGATGCTGCGGTCACTGCGGTTTGGCCGAAATCTGTATGCCATTGGTGGCAATGAACGTGCCGCCAGTCTGGCGGGGATCGGTGTGCGAACCCATAAAATCATTGTTTACACCCTGGCCGGTGCGCTCTCCGCGCTGGCCGGGCTGATGCTGGTGGTGCGCACTTCATCCGGGGTTCCCCATGTGGGACAAGGCTGGGAGCTGGATTCGATCGCGGCGATCGTCATCGGTGGCACACGCTTGTTTGGTGGTGAAGGCAATATCCTCAAGGCGATGATGGGGGTGATTATTTATCAAACCATCGCCAATGTGATGAACCTGGCGAGCCTCGATCCCTTCTATCAGGACATTGTGAAAGCGCTGGTCATTATCACCGTGGTCGGCGCGACGGTCATGCGTGCAGAAAAGGTGTAG
- a CDS encoding ABC transporter permease, with translation MHDSTFVHRLISLTRKETRQLVRDKSNLAVGFLLPVVLILLFGYGISFDLANARVAVVQEQHTPQSHQVISALQGSRYLSVQEYPNFVTAQRALQQGKTDAIVRIPSDYAQSSSVGTGQLQVILNGAVTSVASAAQNYITGALAVQSAVESDRQNTPSVVGSVSIEQRMWFNEASNSTWFIVPGIIVLILTLIGAFLTGLLIARERERGTLEALFVTPVRPLELVLAKLAPYMVIGTVDLMMCLLAAHYLFDVPIRGSLFAIIIASLLYLLVALGMGLAISGFAPSQFMASQVALIASFMPAMMLSGFVFDLRNLPVAIQVVSQILPATHFMSLIKTLFLGGNDWPLFFRQCGILLLYAVLLINASRISLRKRLR, from the coding sequence ATGCATGACTCCACATTCGTTCATCGTCTTATCTCGCTGACACGGAAAGAGACACGCCAGTTGGTTCGTGATAAAAGCAATCTGGCCGTGGGTTTCCTGTTACCCGTGGTGCTAATTCTTTTATTTGGTTACGGTATTTCTTTCGACCTTGCCAATGCCCGTGTTGCTGTCGTTCAGGAACAACATACTCCGCAAAGCCATCAGGTGATTAGCGCATTGCAGGGAAGTCGCTATCTGTCAGTGCAGGAGTATCCAAACTTCGTTACGGCGCAGAGGGCGCTGCAACAGGGGAAAACGGATGCCATTGTCCGTATTCCTTCAGATTATGCGCAGAGTAGTAGCGTCGGCACAGGACAGTTGCAGGTAATCCTGAATGGGGCGGTGACCAGCGTCGCATCTGCCGCTCAGAATTACATTACCGGGGCACTGGCCGTGCAGTCTGCCGTTGAATCAGACAGGCAAAATACCCCCTCGGTGGTGGGTTCTGTTTCCATCGAGCAGCGTATGTGGTTTAACGAAGCCAGCAACAGCACCTGGTTCATCGTTCCTGGGATCATTGTCCTGATTCTGACGCTCATTGGTGCTTTTCTTACCGGGTTACTGATAGCCAGGGAGCGAGAACGGGGAACGCTGGAAGCGTTGTTTGTCACCCCGGTTCGCCCACTGGAACTTGTACTCGCCAAGCTTGCCCCGTATATGGTGATAGGCACGGTTGACCTGATGATGTGCCTTCTGGCTGCACATTATCTTTTCGACGTCCCCATCCGTGGCTCTCTGTTCGCTATCATCATCGCCTCTTTGCTCTACCTGCTGGTGGCACTGGGTATGGGGCTGGCAATTTCTGGGTTTGCGCCGAGTCAGTTCATGGCAAGTCAGGTGGCACTGATTGCGAGCTTTATGCCAGCCATGATGCTGTCAGGATTTGTCTTTGATCTTCGCAATTTGCCGGTGGCAATCCAGGTAGTCAGTCAGATCCTGCCTGCCACACATTTCATGTCTCTGATAAAAACGCTTTTCCTGGGGGGGAATGACTGGCCATTGTTTTTCCGCCAGTGCGGCATTCTTTTGCTTTACGCAGTGCTGCTTATTAACGCTTCGCGGATCTCACTTCGTAAACGGTTGAGATAA
- a CDS encoding carbonic anhydrase, with translation MSHNPLNQSSRRILLKHTLAVSALSITGLAGLLVPTISLAASLSKAERDAMTPDQVIEHFRQGNARFRENRPAKHDFLAQKRSSAAGQYPAAVILSCIDSRAPAEILLDAGIGETFNARVAGNISNRDILGSMEFACAVAGAKLVLVMGHTSCGAVRGAIDNAELGNLTGLLDEIKPAIEKTKYSGERKGSNYDFVDAVARQNVEMTILNIRKNSSVLKSLEDEKKIKIVGSMYHLVGGKVDFFEV, from the coding sequence ATGAGCCATAACCCCCTGAATCAATCATCACGTCGGATATTATTGAAACATACCCTTGCTGTATCCGCTCTCTCGATCACTGGACTGGCAGGTTTATTAGTGCCCACTATCAGCCTGGCAGCATCGCTTAGCAAAGCAGAACGCGATGCGATGACGCCTGATCAGGTTATTGAGCATTTCAGGCAGGGCAATGCGCGTTTCAGGGAAAACCGTCCTGCAAAACATGATTTTCTGGCGCAGAAACGCAGCAGCGCTGCGGGTCAATATCCGGCAGCAGTGATCCTCAGTTGCATTGACTCGCGCGCACCGGCTGAGATTTTGCTGGATGCCGGGATAGGGGAGACGTTTAATGCTCGCGTTGCGGGCAATATCAGCAACCGGGACATTTTGGGTAGCATGGAATTTGCTTGTGCAGTTGCCGGAGCGAAGTTAGTACTGGTTATGGGCCACACCAGCTGCGGTGCTGTTCGGGGCGCAATTGATAATGCAGAGTTAGGCAATCTGACGGGGTTGCTCGATGAAATTAAACCCGCAATTGAAAAAACAAAATACAGTGGCGAGCGTAAAGGCAGTAATTACGATTTTGTTGATGCGGTTGCCAGGCAAAATGTCGAAATGACGATTTTAAATATTCGAAAAAATAGCTCGGTGCTGAAAAGTCTGGAAGACGAGAAAAAGATTAAAATTGTTGGCAGCATGTATCACCTCGTGGGTGGCAAGGTTGATTTTTTTGAGGTGTAA